In a single window of the Arthrobacter zhangbolii genome:
- a CDS encoding RelA/SpoT family protein: protein MEERSAVANSATPANEAGNGRTTGIASGTESAAGTEAAAVEPAPRPAAGRRHSTRARLARLAGRGNPGYSPMLEPLLRTVRVNNPREDLDLIQRAYVVAERSHEGQKRKSGDPYITHPVAVATILAELGMTGTTLAAALLHDTVEDTSYTLEELRREFGPEVAMLVDGVTKLDKVTFGDAAQSETVRKMVVAMAKDIRVLVIKLADRLHNARTWRFVSPESSAKKARETLEIFAPLAHRLGMNTIKWELEDLSFAALHPKVYDEIVRMVGDRTPEREKYLSTVRSQIADDLHAVKIKATITGRPKHYYSIYQKMIVRGKDFDDIHDLMGVRVLVDSVRDCYATLGALHARWNPLPGRFKDYIAMPKFNMYQSLHTTVIGPGGKPVEIQIRTHDMHRRAEYGVAAHWKYKDGNKAPETADDMGWLRSLVDWQQETSDPDEFLDSLRFEINAREVFVFTPKGEVMALPAGSTPVDFAYAVHTEVGHRTIGARVNGKLVPLNSELQHGDWVEIFTSKAEGAGPSQDWQGFVKSPRARNKIRQWFTKERREEAIEKGKDLLTRGMRKQNLPLQRLMTHDALVAVAEELHHQDISALYAAVGDGHTSAQNVIEHLVNLMGGHQGAEEDLAETPVSTAARRPKFTDSGVTVRGAGDVWIKLARCCTPVPPDPIIGFVTRGSGVSVHRSDCRNVQELRAVPDRIVPVEWAPTQSSVFLVEIQVEALDRKSLLSDVTRVLSENHVNILSASVNTSSDRVAMSKFVFEMGDPKYLSHILSAVRKIDGVFDVYRTTGSQRRV, encoded by the coding sequence ATGGAAGAAAGGTCGGCAGTGGCCAACAGTGCAACGCCTGCCAATGAGGCAGGAAACGGCCGTACCACCGGGATTGCCAGTGGCACGGAGAGCGCCGCAGGTACTGAGGCTGCGGCGGTGGAGCCTGCTCCCAGGCCGGCAGCAGGCCGGCGCCACTCCACCCGGGCGCGCCTTGCCCGCCTGGCCGGCCGCGGCAACCCCGGCTACTCGCCGATGCTGGAGCCGCTGCTGCGCACTGTCCGGGTCAATAACCCGAGGGAAGACCTGGACCTGATCCAGCGGGCGTACGTGGTGGCCGAGCGCAGCCACGAGGGCCAGAAACGCAAGAGCGGCGATCCCTACATCACCCACCCCGTTGCCGTAGCCACCATCCTCGCTGAACTGGGGATGACGGGTACAACACTGGCCGCCGCCCTGCTGCATGACACCGTGGAGGACACCAGCTACACGCTGGAAGAGCTCCGCCGCGAGTTCGGCCCCGAAGTGGCCATGCTGGTGGACGGCGTGACCAAGCTGGACAAGGTCACCTTCGGCGACGCCGCGCAGTCCGAGACCGTCCGCAAAATGGTGGTCGCCATGGCCAAGGACATCCGCGTCCTGGTTATTAAGCTCGCCGACAGACTGCACAACGCCCGGACCTGGCGTTTCGTTTCCCCGGAGTCCTCCGCCAAAAAGGCCCGCGAAACCCTCGAAATCTTCGCCCCGCTGGCACACCGCCTGGGTATGAACACCATCAAATGGGAGCTGGAGGATCTCTCCTTCGCAGCGCTGCACCCCAAGGTGTATGACGAAATTGTGCGAATGGTCGGCGACCGGACCCCCGAGCGGGAGAAGTACCTAAGCACCGTGCGGTCCCAGATTGCCGATGACCTGCACGCGGTGAAGATCAAGGCCACCATTACGGGCCGGCCCAAGCACTATTACTCCATCTACCAAAAGATGATTGTGCGGGGCAAAGACTTCGACGATATCCATGACCTGATGGGCGTGCGCGTCCTGGTGGACTCGGTGCGTGACTGCTATGCGACCCTGGGTGCCCTGCACGCGCGATGGAATCCGCTGCCCGGGCGGTTCAAGGATTACATCGCGATGCCGAAGTTCAACATGTACCAGTCGCTGCACACCACGGTGATCGGGCCCGGCGGCAAGCCGGTGGAAATCCAGATCCGTACGCATGACATGCACCGCCGTGCCGAGTACGGTGTGGCCGCGCACTGGAAGTACAAGGACGGGAACAAGGCGCCCGAAACCGCTGATGACATGGGCTGGCTGCGCAGCCTGGTGGACTGGCAGCAGGAAACTTCGGATCCGGACGAGTTCCTGGACTCCCTGCGGTTCGAAATCAATGCCCGTGAAGTGTTTGTTTTTACCCCCAAGGGCGAGGTTATGGCCCTGCCTGCCGGGTCGACGCCGGTGGACTTTGCGTACGCGGTGCACACCGAGGTGGGTCACCGGACCATTGGCGCACGGGTCAACGGGAAGCTGGTTCCGCTGAACAGCGAACTCCAGCACGGCGACTGGGTGGAGATCTTCACGTCCAAGGCTGAAGGTGCCGGTCCCAGCCAGGACTGGCAGGGCTTCGTCAAGAGCCCGCGGGCACGCAACAAGATCCGCCAGTGGTTCACCAAGGAACGCCGTGAAGAGGCGATCGAAAAGGGCAAGGACCTGCTCACCCGCGGTATGCGCAAGCAGAACCTGCCGCTGCAGCGCCTGATGACCCATGACGCGCTGGTGGCTGTGGCGGAGGAACTGCACCATCAGGACATTTCCGCGCTTTACGCAGCCGTCGGCGACGGGCACACCTCGGCCCAGAATGTCATTGAGCATCTGGTCAACCTGATGGGCGGGCACCAGGGCGCCGAAGAGGACCTGGCCGAAACGCCGGTGTCCACGGCCGCCCGGCGTCCCAAGTTCACCGACTCCGGCGTTACGGTGCGCGGTGCCGGCGATGTGTGGATCAAGCTGGCCCGCTGCTGTACCCCGGTGCCGCCGGATCCGATCATCGGGTTCGTGACCCGGGGCTCCGGCGTCTCGGTGCACCGCAGCGACTGCCGCAACGTCCAGGAACTGCGGGCCGTGCCGGACCGCATTGTGCCGGTGGAATGGGCTCCGACCCAGTCCAGTGTTTTCCTGGTCGAAATCCAAGTCGAGGCGCTGGACCGCAAGAGCCTGCTCTCGGACGTCACGCGGGTGCTGTCCGAGAACCACGTGAATATCCTCTCTGCGAGCGTGAATACCTCCAGTGACCGGGTGGCCATGTCGAAGTTCGTGTTCGAGATGGGCGATCCGAAATACCTCAGCCACATCCTCAGCGCCGTCCGGAAGATCGACGGCGTGTTCGACGTCTACCGCACCACGGGGTCCCAGCGCCGGGTCTAG
- a CDS encoding type IV toxin-antitoxin system AbiEi family antitoxin, with amino-acid sequence MPVQLFPSPGALPQVTSTGGALFTAGVPFGHAELQAMAMDGLLRHVYAETYVRWDVRPDPVIRALAASRVLPAGLRPRLTMGRMTAAWIFGCAPRPLRLDVMADRRSRTGALRPFSTAVLHEVLLGPADRVLVGTVPVTSPLRTAVDIALHARTVDAVPALRRLAAHPALGCRLELVRRALDAGRRVPGKAAALERIDAASAPGG; translated from the coding sequence ATGCCGGTCCAGCTTTTCCCTTCGCCGGGAGCACTCCCCCAGGTCACGTCCACGGGCGGGGCCCTGTTTACCGCGGGTGTGCCGTTCGGCCACGCCGAACTGCAGGCAATGGCCATGGATGGCTTGCTGCGGCATGTGTACGCCGAGACCTACGTTCGCTGGGATGTCCGGCCGGACCCGGTGATTCGCGCTTTGGCCGCTTCCCGGGTACTGCCCGCCGGACTGCGGCCGCGGCTGACCATGGGCAGGATGACGGCGGCATGGATCTTCGGATGCGCCCCGCGGCCGCTGCGGCTGGATGTGATGGCGGACCGGCGCAGCCGCACGGGTGCGCTGCGCCCCTTCAGCACGGCGGTCCTGCACGAAGTGCTCCTCGGTCCGGCGGACCGTGTCCTGGTGGGAACGGTGCCGGTGACGTCTCCGTTGCGAACCGCCGTCGACATAGCCCTGCATGCGCGCACCGTGGACGCTGTCCCGGCACTGCGCCGGCTCGCTGCCCACCCCGCGCTGGGCTGCCGGCTGGAACTGGTCCGGCGGGCGCTGGACGCAGGCCGGCGGGTGCCGGGCAAAGCCGCCGCGCTGGAACGCATCGATGCCGCGTCGGCGCCGGGCGGATAA
- a CDS encoding DUF349 domain-containing protein, which yields MTDSQKSDETAGQTAPETSRPAAPSPAALAGRRPTPAAAGPRPAAAAQPVVAAPAAHSTPLAEAARFARVEEDGHVFLLVDGEEFPVGQFPDASKDEALAYFVRKYDDAASQLLLLEQRIQVKAPAADIRKTLKHLAQQIAERKMVGDVLALDARVESLETALKEAEAAERAEAEAIKARELAAREAIVAEAEEIAAKDPASIQWKTSSNRMNELFDAWKSAQKNGPRLGRSAEDSLWKRFRSARTVFDRHRRAYFSQLDSENASAKSAKEALIARAEELSTSTDWGNTAAEYRQLMDEWKASKRASRKDDDALWARFRAAQDKFFAARQAANEVIDEEFAANLVVKEELLAEAQGLLPVTDLAAARKALQSIRERWEDAGKVPRADMGRMEAGIRKVEEAVKAAEDEHWQRSNPETKARTNSALSQLEATIASLEQDLADAEKAGNAKKIADAREALEARQQWLAMLQKSAQDFA from the coding sequence GTGACAGACAGTCAGAAATCCGACGAAACAGCAGGCCAGACCGCTCCGGAGACGAGCCGGCCTGCCGCTCCCAGCCCGGCAGCCCTCGCAGGTCGCCGCCCCACCCCTGCCGCCGCGGGCCCCCGGCCCGCCGCTGCCGCACAGCCGGTGGTAGCGGCTCCCGCAGCCCACTCCACGCCGCTGGCGGAAGCAGCCCGGTTTGCCCGCGTCGAAGAGGACGGCCACGTCTTCCTCCTGGTTGACGGCGAGGAATTCCCCGTTGGCCAGTTCCCCGATGCGTCCAAGGACGAAGCGCTGGCCTACTTCGTCCGCAAGTACGACGACGCCGCCAGCCAGCTGCTGCTGCTGGAACAGCGGATCCAGGTCAAGGCCCCGGCCGCCGATATCCGCAAGACCCTCAAGCACCTGGCCCAGCAGATCGCCGAGCGCAAAATGGTGGGTGACGTGCTGGCACTGGACGCCCGGGTCGAGTCGCTGGAAACCGCCCTGAAGGAGGCCGAGGCCGCCGAGCGCGCCGAAGCCGAAGCCATCAAGGCCCGGGAGCTTGCCGCCCGCGAAGCCATTGTTGCCGAAGCTGAAGAGATTGCTGCCAAGGACCCGGCGAGCATCCAGTGGAAAACCAGCAGCAACCGGATGAACGAGCTCTTCGACGCCTGGAAGTCCGCGCAGAAGAACGGTCCGCGGCTGGGCCGCAGCGCCGAGGATTCCCTCTGGAAGCGTTTCCGCTCCGCCCGGACGGTGTTCGACCGGCACCGCCGCGCCTACTTCTCCCAGCTGGACAGTGAAAACGCCTCCGCCAAGTCCGCGAAGGAAGCACTGATTGCCCGTGCGGAAGAGCTGTCCACCTCCACGGACTGGGGCAACACCGCCGCTGAGTACCGGCAGCTGATGGACGAGTGGAAGGCCTCCAAGCGGGCCAGCCGCAAGGACGACGACGCCCTGTGGGCTCGTTTCCGTGCTGCCCAGGACAAGTTCTTTGCCGCCCGCCAGGCCGCGAATGAAGTCATCGATGAGGAGTTCGCCGCCAACCTGGTGGTCAAGGAAGAACTGCTTGCCGAAGCCCAGGGGCTGCTGCCGGTCACTGACCTGGCCGCCGCCCGGAAGGCTCTTCAGTCCATCCGTGAGCGCTGGGAGGACGCCGGTAAGGTGCCCCGCGCCGACATGGGGCGAATGGAAGCCGGAATCCGCAAGGTGGAAGAGGCAGTAAAGGCCGCCGAAGACGAGCACTGGCAGCGAAGCAACCCCGAGACGAAGGCACGCACCAACTCTGCGCTGTCCCAGCTCGAGGCGACCATCGCGTCCCTGGAGCAGGATCTTGCCGATGCCGAGAAGGCCGGCAACGCCAAGAAGATCGCCGACGCACGCGAGGCCCTCGAGGCCCGTCAGCAGTGGCTGGCCATGCTGCAGAAGTCCGCACAGGACTTCGCCTAG
- a CDS encoding peptidylprolyl isomerase, whose product MAANRTNREDRRRVARIQARRAFDASRTQRRKRDNLFAGAAAAVVLALAVSLQISWFSSNPTAEELALVKEQAASGLPREIPDKSLAEGRTFTGSLALGQGEVGVELDGNAAPQAAAVFKTLADDGYFDGKDCHRLTATEQMGVLQCGSENGDGKADQDFLWGPVENTPEDGFYPAGSIAVARGADGDSHGTQFFIVYKDSVITQETGGYTIMGKVTSGLDVVESIASRGIASGADDGQPNDRVTINSFTLN is encoded by the coding sequence GTGGCGGCAAACCGCACCAACCGCGAAGACAGGCGCCGGGTGGCCCGGATCCAGGCCCGCCGGGCGTTCGACGCATCGCGGACCCAGCGCCGGAAACGGGACAACCTGTTCGCGGGTGCCGCTGCGGCCGTGGTCCTGGCCCTGGCCGTCTCCCTGCAGATCAGCTGGTTCAGTTCCAACCCCACGGCCGAGGAACTGGCGCTGGTGAAGGAACAGGCCGCGTCGGGGCTGCCGAGGGAGATCCCGGATAAGTCGCTGGCAGAGGGCAGGACCTTCACCGGGTCACTGGCATTGGGCCAGGGCGAGGTGGGAGTGGAGCTGGACGGTAATGCAGCCCCGCAGGCTGCAGCAGTGTTCAAGACCCTCGCGGATGACGGGTACTTCGACGGCAAGGACTGCCACCGCCTGACGGCCACCGAGCAAATGGGTGTGCTGCAGTGCGGTTCCGAGAACGGTGACGGCAAGGCCGATCAGGACTTCCTTTGGGGGCCGGTGGAGAACACGCCGGAGGATGGTTTCTACCCGGCAGGCAGCATCGCCGTGGCCCGCGGAGCTGACGGCGACAGCCACGGCACACAGTTCTTCATCGTTTACAAGGATTCGGTGATAACGCAGGAAACCGGCGGCTACACGATAATGGGTAAGGTAACGTCAGGTCTTGACGTAGTGGAGTCCATCGCATCCCGGGGCATTGCTTCCGGGGCGGACGATGGGCAACCGAATGACCGGGTGACGATCAATTCGTTCACCCTGAATTAA